CAGAGCTTTGAAGCGTTTCTAAATCTTTCAATTCCTGTTTGAGATAATCCCATTGAGAAGAGTTGTTTTTCAAATTCTCTTCATTGAAGTAATGCTCTTTATTGAAGGCTTTGTATTTTGCTTCTTCGCTTTTAATCTCCGCTCTCAATTTGACTTCTTCAATAATCAAGGGATTGCCTGTCGCTTCTGCTTTCATCTCACTCGCATTAGAACTCCCCATAGTGAAGTCTTCTAATTCATTCAAGCCTAATTTGTGCGCGTTTCTAAATTGCTCTATGCCTTTAGATTTAGTTTCTATGATTTGCCACATACGGCTATCGTAAGTCTTTTCAGTGGCGTAGCGATAGATTTTCATTCTAAAGTTTTCAGGATCATTTTGGTGTAAAATATTGCCTTGCCTTATCCCACGCCCTTCCATTTGCAACAATTCATCAGGCCTCCATGGGCAATCTAATTCATGCATAGCGACTAATCTTTCTTGCACATTAGTGCCTACGCCCATTTTAGCAGGACTGCCCAATAAAACCCTGACTTCGCCACGATTGAGCTTTTTGAACAAATCCTGCTTTTGCTCTTCGGTTTTAGCGTCATGGATGAAAGCGATTTCATTTTGTGGGATACCCATTTGGACTAAATGCCTTAAAACATCGCTATAAACATCAAACGAACAGCCTTTAGCTAGCTCTTCATCTAAATCAACATTTTTTGCCTTTTTCTCTTTGAGTTCGTTTTCTAATTCTTTCTTGCTAGGCGCGATGAGATTGCCATTTTCATCATAGCTAGACAAGCTCTCTAAAAGCTCTTGAGCTTCATCTAGGGGATTTTTGTTTTCTATTCCATGAGTGCTATCTGGCGCTTCTAAACTGACTTTTTGGCTATGGGTTTTGGGTGTGGATAGCCCTATGAAACCAAGTTGTGTGCCTTTAGTGGCATGAGTTTCTAAATAATTCTCATAGATATTTTCTGCCATAGCATAGCTTTTAGAAAATTCTTTTTCCACTTTAGCGTTTGGATCAATCAAGCGGTAATCCAAAGCCACTTTTCTAGCGTCTGTGGTGCAAGAAAGGATATTGTCTTGCCCTTTTTTATTTTTCTTGCCTTCGCATTTTTGCATCCTATCAATGATAGAGCCTTCATTATATTTGCCATTTTCATCCGCCACGCCAATAAATTGAGCCACTTCTTCGCTTCTTTTCACCACCATATTGATAGGTTTATCCCCATACACTTTAGGCACAAAGTGGGGGTTATGCTTTAAAATATCATCATTGGAGACAATATCCGCAAAAGCTCTATACATGGTGCTTAAGCCTTGCACATCGCTAAATTTAGAAAAGCGATTAACCATTTTATAACTTTGAGCGGAAGTGTCTAATTCAAAATCATTCACCACTTCCCCATAAGTCTTTGCCCAATCATCAAAGAATTCTAAATCTCTTTCTTTTAACACATCAGGGGTTAAATAGCGTTGCAAGTGATACATTTCACTTAAGGAATTAGCTATAGGCGTGCCGGTTAAAAACATGATTTTCTTATTGTTTTGATGCAAGTAGCGCGTTTTAATCAACAAATCTCTGGCGCGATTAGAGCCTTGTTGGTTACCAAGCCCTGCAATTTTTTCCATAGAAGTTTCAAAGGCTAGATTTTTGAATAAGTGGGCTTCATCCACGATCAAATTGTCAATCCCCATTTGACTAATATCAATATGAGAGCCTTGTTTTTCTAAAATCGCATCGTATTTAGCACGGATTTTATCCAGCTTGTTTTTAAAGGCTCTTTCATTGGGTTTTTTAGTTTCTCTAGGGTTATTTTTATAAGCCAGTTCTTGCCTTTCAAAGTTTTTTTCGGCATTCACTAGCTCTTCTTCTTTCAATTCTTCTATGATTCCTCTAGGGTTAGACAATAATTCCAAATGGGTGTGCGCGATAATCACAGCGTCATAATTGTTGTTAGCGATTTGATTGAATAAAAGCTCTCTTTCTTTTTCAGTGATGTCCTTGCTACCAACAACTAACACATTAGCGTTAGGGTAAGCCTTATAAAATTCATCGCCCCATTGCTTGGTTAAATGGTTAGGCACGGCAATGAGCGTTTTATTCACTAATCCCATGCGTTTTTGTTCCATGCAACTGGCTATAGCGCACAAAGTCTTGCCTGCTCCAACCTGATGGTCTAAACACACCGCCTTATCTTGGATGGTTCTAAAAATAGCGTTCTTTTGGTGGGGGCGCAATTTGATATTATGATTAAAGCCCTCTAGTTCTAATCGCGAGCCATCATAGGTTTTTAAAACCAGGTTATTGAAAGTGTCATTATAGATTTGCTCCAAATGGGTTCTTCTTGCATAGTCTTTGTAAATCCAGTCTTTAAAGGCTTCTTTCAATTCTTCTGCTTTTTGTTTGGCGAGATTGCTTTGCTCTTCATCAGTGATAAAAATTTCTTTTTTAGGGTCATTAGGATCAACTTGGGCGTATTTAACGCTCAAATCCTTGTTGTTTAAGACTTTATTTAAAAGGCTTTCAAAAGGCGCTTTATAAGAATGCGGTTTGTCTTTATGCCTGATACCATAAAGCTCGTTTAATTCATTGTTTCTAACAAAAACTTCATAAGCACCGCTTAGGTGTTCTACTTTGATGTCTTCTTTGAGATTGCCTAGTTGGTAATCTGTCATTTTATCGCCGTATTGCTTTTCATAATGGTTAGCGCTCAATTCTATTAAAAACTCTTCTAAATACTGAGTGGGTATCCAAGGGCTGTTGATATGAGCCATGATTTCAGTGGCTTTCAAATCTTTAGGGACAATCAGCTCTAGATCTTTCACATTAGCCTCTAATCCCTCCACGCCTTGATTAATGGCTTCTTTAACTTCTTTGAGTTTTCTTTTTACATTGCCGCTCAAATAATCGTTCGCTAAAACATAGTCGCCATTATCCTTGTGGTCTTTATAAATAAGTTTTTGCTCTAAAAGTTCTTTGATCGTGGTTTCTAAACTTTGGGTTGTGAAATGATCCCTAATGAAATGCAAATCCAAACCCCCTTTTTGATTGATGCTTGCAATTAACGCCTCTTTAGCGTTAGTGATGATGAGTTCTTTTTTAGGGTTCAAAGTCCTTTCAAAAAAGATTTGAGCTTTTTTAGCTTGAGCTTGCCTTGGCTCTATGTTTTGCATTTTAGCGCTTCTAGGGGTGATTTCTTTTTCAAAGTCTTTTTCTAATCCTAAGACTTTAGCGCCATACAAATCTTGTTTGATGTCCTTGCGGTTTTTGTTTTCATTGAGATAGCCAAATTTCTTGACAAATCCATCATAAACAAGATTGAGTTTAGCCCTCTTGTTTTCTAGCTCTAAATCAGAGCTTAAGGGGTTTAATTCCGCGCTCGTTAAATCATTCAAAGCGTCTTTGATTTTAAAATAGGCTTTTAGTCGTGAATCTTGGACTTTAGAGTTGATTTTAGTGGGTTTTAAAAAGATTCCCATTTCATTATTTTGTTCTAGTTGGAAATAAAGATTATCCCACTTGACTAATTCCCCCCTTTCTAAATTTTTGATAAGCTTTTGAACTTCTTGATAGCGTTCGTTATTTGCATCAATGATGAGAGCGTCTGTTTTAAGGGTAGTCTTATGGTATTGATAGACATCTTTAGGCAATTTTTCTATCGCTTGTTGAAGCGCTTGGGATAAATCCAAGCTCTCATCTTCTAAGGCTTGCAACTCGTATTTATAAATTTGTTCGCCATTGATTTCAAAGCTATAGCGGGTTTTTTCCAAACTCAAATGCCCTAGAATGTTTTCAGGGTGGTGGATAAAGTATTCATTTAGGGTTTGTTCGTTGAGATGGATATTATTCTCGCCAACTTTATCCATGAAGCCTTTGATGATCTTATAGTCTTGTTCTCTGTAGCCAAAGTTAGCGGTGTCTATTTTTTCATACCAGCGTTGCAATTTTTCTTGTTTGAAACCAAAATGGCTTGCAACCGCATTGACAATCTTAAGTTGATCGCTAGGGATAAAACTATCAAAGCGGTTGTTTTGCAAGGCAAAAAGGGTTTCATCGTCCAAGCTATTAATGATCTTGTCATAATAGGGCATAGCTTTAGTGAAGCTTTGATTGGTTGCTTTTTCAACGCCTTTTTTGAAAAACACAATGTCGCTAGTTACTTCTGCTCCTGTTGCTTTAAACACGCTATTAGGCAGTCTTATCGCGCCTAAAAAGGTGGCGTTTTGCGCGATGTGTTCTCTCATTTTAGGGTTTTTAGCATCCATAAACCAAGAACTCACCACAAACGCCCCTATGCCATCATCTTTCAATTCTTTGATAGCTTTCCCTAAAAAGTAATTATGAACGCTCTCGTTACTCAATTCTTTGTCATTAGAGCTATAGATTTTATGATTGCCATAAGGAGGATTGCCCACAAACGCATCGTATTCTTGATAGAATTCGTGGTTTTCTAAAGCGGTGTTTTGGATGACTTGATTAGGGTAAAGGAATTGAGAAATATTAGCGCTAATAGGATCTAATTCTGTTCCCATAAAGCGGTAATTCTTATCGCTTGGCGCATGAGCGATGAATTTGCCTGTGCCTAAACTGGGTTCAAAGATTTCTTTTTGATGGTTGTTTTGATTAAACCCTAATCGATCTAAAGCCTGATAAATGCTATCAATAACCAATTTAGGGGTGTAGTAAGCGTCTCTTGTGCTCAAATAAGCTCTTCTGAATTCATCTTTAGTGAGTAAGGCTTTTAATTCTTCAAATTCTTCAGGGTGTTGATCTTTTTTAAAGTAGCTCTCTAAAGCGCCCCATCCGCTAAATTGCGCTAGGATTTCTTGCTCTTTTAAAGTGGCGTAATAATCGCCTTTTAAGATCTCTTGTTTGGTTTGCAATTCTTTTAAAAGCCTAATAGCTTTTATGTTAGCCTTATAGCGGGTTTTAGCTCCTTTAATTAAAACTTCTTCGCTCGGCTTAAAATCTATTTTAGGATTAAGGGGGATAGCTGGCGTGGTTGGTGTTTCTTGCTCTTGTGTTTCTTGTTTTATCGTGGTTTGCGCGTTTTCTTGCGTGTCTTGCTCTTGCGCGGTTTGTTCTTGAGCGTTATTTAACTCTACGCTATTGTCTGTTATCCCACTCTCTTGTGTGGGATTTAATCCTATGCTATTAGAGATAGCGTTTAAATCAATGGCTTGACTATCTGGCGCGTTGAATGCGTTTAAGGCTTCATTTGTTGTTTCAATGGATTTTTGAATGCGATTTTCTAAAATCTCTAAGACTTTTTTAGGGCTGATTTTTAATTGGAATTTGTCATAAAAGATTTTAGTCGTAGGGTCTTTAAGGAGTTGTGCCCCCACAAGGCTATCTTTTAAAGGCTCGTTGTTTTGAATGGCTTCTAAGAGCCTGGATCTAAAGTCAGGCTCGCTCGCTATAGTGTTGTTTCTAATAGCGTTAAGCAAGCTTTCTAAATGGTTTAAATTTGATAAAAGTCCTCTCTTTTGATCCCTGTTTTGTTCAAGGTTTCTAAGTCCATTTGGTGCGCTGAGTCCTGCATGATGTAATCGGCTTTGAGCAGGTAATAATACTGATTGATTTGAGCTTCCTTGAGCAATTCCAAATCGCTCACCCCTTGCGCCCTTTTGATTTGCGCTTCCATTCTGTCTAGGGCTTCTGTCTCCATTTTCGTTTGCTCTATCACTGCTTTTATCAAGCTCATTATTGTTCTGTGATCTTTGGTTTTCATGGTCTGTGGGAAATAATGAGCCCACCTGTCCATGATCAAAAAGGCGTAAGCGTCCAGTCTGTCCTGGCTGTTCTCTAGAGAGAGAAAGCCCCAAATCTCTGGAGCTATTTTGTTGATGAGATGGGGATTGCGGTGGCTGTGGTATTCCTCTCTCATTTGGGGGATTATCCCCTTTTTCTTCGCTTCTTGCTCCATTTTCCATTCGGTTTGCTTGACTTGATGCGCCATTGCCATCCGCTCTTGCTGATACTCTATCTCCTCCAAATACATGTTCATGTAATCTATCTCGCTCTCTATGGGGTTTTTCTGAAACTGCCTGTTGGTCGCTAGATCTATAAACTCCTCTTGTTCCTCCCTGCTCTCTAGGCTCAATAAATAGATTAGGGTCTTGGTGTGAAAGTTCTTCATCACTCGATCGCTCCATTCCCTCTTGTTGTCCTCCATGTTCGCTTCTGCGGTGAATTTCTTGCGGAATTCCTGCTCTAGCTCTGCTCGGCTCATCTGCGCGATTCGTTCTTTCTTTTCCATTTGGTTCTCCTAAATTTTGTTGCTCTAATTCTAAATCAGCCAAGCTTAAATTTGGATGATTATTATCATTATTTTTAATAATATTGTTAGAAGTATTAGTCTCTATTGTATTTTTAATAGTGTCATTAGTATTCAATTTGGTATTTTCATTGTTTATTGATTCAAAAGGCAGTTTGTTATAGAGCTTAAAATACTCAGCGCTAGAAATACTAGGGATTATTTCTCTTACCAATTCACCAGCTTTTGTTGTTTCTACTTCTTGGTAAATGTCTTTAAGATAGTCGTATTCTTTAGCGATTTCATTGCCATTTTCTAAGGTTTTTTGATGCGTTTCATTGTGGTGGATCAATTGGATTTCTAAACCTTGTTCTTTCAATTCTTCTAAGCTGTTTGTGTGGGTTAGAATTTCAATTTCTTTTGAAAAAAACTCTTTGTTGTTTATAGTGTCAATCAGATCGTATCTTTTAGTGATGCGCCTTTCAAACCCTTCCTTATTCGCTTCATAAACACGAGAACTTTCTTTTATCTCACCATTAGCAAAGAACCTAACATCTTCTTTACTATTATCCTTATATATTCGTTTTTCAAAGCTTAAATACTTTGCCCATTCAATAGGATTTCTAGAAATCATGCTTGCTGTATTGATCTGAGTTTTCACGACATAGGGGAGTGGATCTTGTTTTTCATTAACCTTGTCTGATTCTTCAGTAGGGTTGCTTATGGCAATATCACTATTATCTAAGATGCTAAATAAATTCGGTTCTTCTCTTAAAGTTTGAAGTTTCTTTTTGCTGGGTTTATATGCCATTTGTTGCTCCTTTTAAAATTTAACTTTGGGTGTCTTGTAGAACTTCTTGTTCGCTTTGTTCATCGCTTTGTTGCATTTTCTTAAATAAGGCTCTTTTTTCTTCCATGCTGATTTCACTCAGTGGCTTTTTTAAAATCTCATCAATTTCATTGTGATTTTCTTGATCTGTGTTTTCATTCTTGTTTTTTTCTTGTGAAGTAGTGTGGTTTTCATTATCTTTCTCTCTTTCTGTTAGATTTGAATTTTCACTCTCTTTTTGTGGTGTAGTGGGGTTATTCTCGTTGGTCTTGCCCTCACTATCCTTGTTTTCTGTGTTTTCCCCCTTATTGCTTGGATCTAAGTTAGCTTTGTTTTGATTAGGGGTTGTTGCAATTTCTGTAGTGGGTTGCGTAGACTCTTTAAATCTTTTTCTTTCTACTTCTAAATCAATAGGCAAGCTAGCTCTTTTTAAAAGCTTTTTATCTTTAAACCAATAATTAGCTTTAAGTTTTAAAGGGGTCGCTTTAGCTCCTGTAACAATGACAATAACTTCATCTGATTCTATATTCATAATGTCTTGGGCTGTGAGTAAATTTCTACCCTCATGGCTATAAGAAGAACTACCTCCAAAGACTAGCTGACCCTTTTCAGTAGAATAATTTTTAGATTGTCTAGTGAATTCGCCCACTTCCTTAGAAACAATCTCAGCATCTTCAGCGCTATTCATCTTAAAGACAATGTTATAATGCACCACGCCTTTTAAGATTTTCAAATCATCATCGCTATAATATTTTCTAATCATCGCATAATCTTGCGTGATGAATAAGGGAACGACATTATAAGAGCGACAAAGTGCAGGCATTTCTAACAAGAAAGGCAATTTACCAAATCTAACAAATTCATCTAAAATCATATAAATGCGTTCTTCTTTTTTAGAACTTTCATTAGCTAGTAAGTTTTTAGCAATACTTTCTAAAATCACTCTAACTAAGGGGGCAAGCGTGTTGATGTCTTTTTGAGCAATCACAATATAAAGACTGATATTGTCTGTTCTTAATTCTTCATAATCAAAGCTCATTTTAGAAGTAGCAATTCTTACTTGATTGCTTTTAAAAACAGACACAAAGCGATTGAAAGTAGAAATAATACTTGCAAATTCTTCTTCAGCACTATTAGCCCACGCTCTTGCATCATTTCTTACAATTTCATCTAACGCCCCTTCACTTCTAGGGGCTGGTTCAGGCTCATTTGGGTCAAAATTTCTAGGGTCTTTGGGGTCAGCGTATTTTTGCTCTGAAACTTGCAAATACCACAATTTTCTCGCATTCACATTAGGAATTAAAATAGGCTCATTAGTTTGTGGGTCTAGAATAATTTCGCCTGTCTTTTTGTCGTGCTGATAGAGCTGTTTGTAATAGCGACTTCTTTTATCAATTAAATTGACATAGTCTCTATTTGGACCCATAGCCACATCAAAAAAGTTTGTTTCATCTTTGGAACAAACATCATGCAAGGCATAAAAGCTAAACAAATCTTTCGCTTTAGATACCCAATGGTCTTCGCCCTTTTCTTCGCTAATAAAGACATTATTAGCATTCTCTTGCACAAGTCTTAGGCGTTGGTCAAAGTTCATGGGTTTTACAATCCTTTTATCAAAAGGATTGAAATAACAAGTATTATCATCACCATAGGGATTAAAGATTAAAATCCTATTGTTTAAGAATTTTTGTCTATATCCAGCAGTTTTATCTCTTAGTTCGCCTTTAATATCAGTGATAATACAGCTATTAGGCAAAGTCAATAAATTGGGTAAAGCCACGCATGCAGTTTTACCAGCTCCGGGCGGTGCAACAATCATGGCTCCTAAGGGCTTGTCATAACACACATCTCTAAGTTTTGGAAAACCAAATTTACCTAGAATAAAGCCCTTGTCAAATTGCACCCCTAATCTATGCACTACCTTACAAAAGCCCTCTTTACTAAAGACTTTAAAGCACTCTATGTCTTTAACATTAGCCCATCTCGCATAGCCATGCGAAGTTTCTTTAGTCTTTTGAATACTCATATAAATCGTAGCTACTAAGGGCATTAAAGACATTATCATAGTGATATAGACTTCAAATTTTAAATCTAAGATACTCGCCCCCTTATAAAGCCCTATAAACACGCTTTGAGAAAAGAAATAAGCCTGTCTAAACGACTTTAGGGCATCAAAAACATAATAATTTGCCAAGATAAAAAATAAGGGGATAAGTAAAATGCTAAAAAGCACGCAAAAAGCTTTCACAAATTGCATTTTCATTCATTATCCTTTTTTGGCTCAGTAGCAGATTGTTTTTCATTAAGAGCATTGAGAATTTTTGAGATGGTGTTAAGCTCTGTTTCGCTTTTTTGCTCTTTATAGATTTGGAGCAACAATTCCAAAGAGACTTTTTTGCAATCTTCTATGTTTTTATTGAGCGTATCCATAGTCTTAAAAAGCTCTTCTAAGAATGCTAAATTCTGCAAATAAAAGGGCTTGTTATACTTAATGGCAATGTTGGTGTTCTTGGCTATTTGGTTAATGTTATTACCATTAGCCATGAGTTCTTTATAGACATGTTGGTTAAGACTGATGACTTTAAACAAGCTTTCATAAAAATCCCTTGCTCTTAGTGTTTCTTTGCTAGGGTCTAGGGCTAATAAAAGGCCTTCTATACACTCAGTAACGCTAATTTTTTTGACTTTTAAATAATTTTCTAAAATGTCCTTACATTCATTTGAAATAAAGCAATTGATACGCTTACCCAATTTTCGCTTGTTTTGATACTTTTTCATAAGCTACTTTCTAATTCTTTGGTGGGTAAGATTTCTTGAATATATCTAGTGTTAGTGGCTTTATCAAGCACAATTTGAACGACAATATCTACACTGCTTTCAAAGAATTTTCTTGCTACACTGACATCTAAACCACTTTTATTCATCTGTAGATTTAAAGCAATCGCCTCTATGACCCCATGCACACTATCTGCATGTAAAGTAGAAACCATTCCTTTATGTCCTGTGTTGCCAAACCTTAAAAAAAGCAAGGCATTTCGTGTGTCAATCTCGCCTACCATAAGTCTATCAGGACTCATTCTCATTGCCATATTCAAGGCGTTTTCATAGGTAAATTTAGAGCTTTCAGTTTTATCCACTAACAAGGATTTATGATTTTCAAACGCTCTTAAATCTAATTCTTCGCTATCTTCTACACTCACTATTCGTGTGTGTTTAGGGATAAAGTCAATCAGAGCGTTTAAAAAACTTGTTTTGCCACTGCCTGTTCCTCCGCTAATGAGTAAGTTTTTACCCTCAATCATCAGCTTTTGTAAATACTCATAGTCGTATTGACACACACCAGAAAGCTTGAAAGCTTTTAAATCAAACTTTTTCTCGCTAGGCACTCTAATATTCAAACTCAATTCATTATCCGCACTAATAGCAAAGTGGTTCATGCTCACTCTGTATCTAGAAGTAGGAATGGAAGTATTAAGGGTGGGGTAATTAGCATTAAAGAACAAATCTCTAAAACTCGCTAATTGTTCCCCAAAACCAAGCATAAAGGCTTTATCTAAATTTTCATCAAAGACTTTTTCTCTAGTTCCATCAAGCTTATAGAGCCAAATTTCTTTTTCTTTATTCATAATCAGCTCTGTAATACCGCTATCTAAATAAGGCAAGAGCCTCAAAATAGCGTTTCTTAAAGCCCTATAATCTTTGAGTTTGTTTAAGTCCATCAAATTACTTTCTTTTTAATTCTTCAATCTTTTTACTAAGCGTTTCAATCTTGTTATCCAAGTGCTTAATGCGTCTTTCAAACTCTCTTTGCAAGCTTTCACGCTTATTGATAGCCTTGTCTAATTCATCAGTGCGTCGAACAATTAAATTGGCGTTGTTTTTTAATTCCTTAGCTTTTTGAATGTTATTCAATGGCATTTCTGCTTCCTTTGGTTTTTGGTTTTCATTATTTGAGCTAGTTTCTAACTCGTCTGCTTGTATGTTTTCATCTAACATCATTGACTCCTTAAAAATTAAAATAAATAGGCGTAGTTAAACGCTATGTAGCTAGAATTAGTCGCTTTGGTAATAAAATTAGAAAATAAGACTTCGCCCTTAAAATTCCCGTTTTGAGCGACAATTTTGCTAGGTGTTAGGGATTGATAATTGATTGCCCCTCCAAAGCGATAATTCACTTCAAATTGATGATGATTTAAGTAATAATGAAGTCCAATGGTAGGATAAAAACCATGATTAAAAATATCTTTAGGCTTATTGGTGATAAACTCACTACGCATGGTTTTTATGGGGTCTATTTTTGCAAAATAATATTGCATACGCCAGCCAAATCCTACACTTAATCCTAGTGTGTGGCGGTTCTTTTTAATGACATTTAAAAAATCAAACAAATACTTTATATCTAGTCCAAAGTTTAAGGGCGTGTAATTAGCGCTAACCTTAGAATTGTAAATGTCTATATTGGTGCTTACAGCACTAGGTGTGCCTCCATATAAATGCGTTGAAAACTTAATCCCATGTCTTTTTGTAGCTCCAAAGTAATGCTGATAGCCCATTAAAACACCCATATTAAAATTAGCGTTACTAGAAGTGTGGCTATAAGTGATTAAATCATCTGTAGCATTAGAGATAAGGCTTAGATTTTGAGTGAATTTTGTGCCTGTAATAGCAATTTCTGAGCCTAAGAAAAAGCCATTTTTAGTTTGCATAGCTTTGAAATGTTTTTGAGATTTCTTTTTTTCTTTAAATTCTCTTTTAACCTGACTTTGCAACAACTCAGCGCTCTTTAAGGGGGCTTTCTCTTGAATAATATTGTGTGGGGCACTCTTTTGTTCTAGCTTGTGTTCTAGTTTTTGCTCTTGTAAAATGTCTTCTTCTTTCTCACTAGGCATAATGGCTAAAAAATCGCTATTATCCACAAAGCTTTCATTCGCATTCAAGCAACTAAGACTAGCTAAAAACAAGGCTTTCTTTAAATGTAAATCCATTACTTTCCTTTCTTATTGGTTAGGGACAATCCAATTATTGTGTGAGGCACAAGAATAATTGGCATTAGGCGTTTGCGCCCATGAGCAATATTTGCCTTTGCTAGATGGTTTCCATTCACTCCCATTGCTAAAGGTATAGTTCATGCAAAGATTACCATTCCCATTAGGGCGGTAATAAGTGGATTGCCAATTCGTAAAATCTTGCGTGTTAATGATTTGCTTAACGCCATTATTGAGATTAAGCTCTTGGCTTAAAGTAGTGAGTTCAAAATTTTTACGATATTCATCGCTCAAATTAAGACGATTGATATAGATAGTTAAAGGAATGCGTTGGAGCGTTTTTTGAGCTTGTGAGGCATAATAGTATTTGTAAGTGTCATACACTGCATCACTATCGCCCTCATTTCTAGGGCGGATATATTCAATGGTTGTGCCTTGGTTGATAGTTTTATATTGCGTAACCCATTTAGCTAAGGTTCTTAAGCCTCCATTAAAATAGCCTGTGTAAGAATGGGTTTTAGTCCAAGAACCCCAGCCATCATTACAATGAGAAGTGGTGGTTAAATCACTGCTATTTAATGCCATTTTTTGAATCTCAAAGGTAGTGTATTGGGACAAATTATCATTAGAACCATCTGTGGTGTTTAAATCGCCTACCTCTTCGCCTTTAACTGAACTTGCAACATTGATTTTGGTGTAAGGTTGAACAATTTTAGGCGCTTTACCCATATCAGAAGTGTAATCACAGCCTGTTATATTGTAGTATTGATTAGCTACCGTA
The Helicobacter pylori genome window above contains:
- a CDS encoding type IV secretory system conjugative DNA transfer family protein, with amino-acid sequence MKMQFVKAFCVLFSILLIPLFFILANYYVFDALKSFRQAYFFSQSVFIGLYKGASILDLKFEVYITMIMSLMPLVATIYMSIQKTKETSHGYARWANVKDIECFKVFSKEGFCKVVHRLGVQFDKGFILGKFGFPKLRDVCYDKPLGAMIVAPPGAGKTACVALPNLLTLPNSCIITDIKGELRDKTAGYRQKFLNNRILIFNPYGDDNTCYFNPFDKRIVKPMNFDQRLRLVQENANNVFISEEKGEDHWVSKAKDLFSFYALHDVCSKDETNFFDVAMGPNRDYVNLIDKRSRYYKQLYQHDKKTGEIILDPQTNEPILIPNVNARKLWYLQVSEQKYADPKDPRNFDPNEPEPAPRSEGALDEIVRNDARAWANSAEEEFASIISTFNRFVSVFKSNQVRIATSKMSFDYEELRTDNISLYIVIAQKDINTLAPLVRVILESIAKNLLANESSKKEERIYMILDEFVRFGKLPFLLEMPALCRSYNVVPLFITQDYAMIRKYYSDDDLKILKGVVHYNIVFKMNSAEDAEIVSKEVGEFTRQSKNYSTEKGQLVFGGSSSYSHEGRNLLTAQDIMNIESDEVIVIVTGAKATPLKLKANYWFKDKKLLKRASLPIDLEVERKRFKESTQPTTEIATTPNQNKANLDPSNKGENTENKDSEGKTNENNPTTPQKESENSNLTEREKDNENHTTSQEKNKNENTDQENHNEIDEILKKPLSEISMEEKRALFKKMQQSDEQSEQEVLQDTQS
- a CDS encoding replication regulatory RepB family protein; protein product: MKKYQNKRKLGKRINCFISNECKDILENYLKVKKISVTECIEGLLLALDPSKETLRARDFYESLFKVISLNQHVYKELMANGNNINQIAKNTNIAIKYNKPFYLQNLAFLEELFKTMDTLNKNIEDCKKVSLELLLQIYKEQKSETELNTISKILNALNEKQSATEPKKDNE
- a CDS encoding CpaF/VirB11 family protein: MDLNKLKDYRALRNAILRLLPYLDSGITELIMNKEKEIWLYKLDGTREKVFDENLDKAFMLGFGEQLASFRDLFFNANYPTLNTSIPTSRYRVSMNHFAISADNELSLNIRVPSEKKFDLKAFKLSGVCQYDYEYLQKLMIEGKNLLISGGTGSGKTSFLNALIDFIPKHTRIVSVEDSEELDLRAFENHKSLLVDKTESSKFTYENALNMAMRMSPDRLMVGEIDTRNALLFLRFGNTGHKGMVSTLHADSVHGVIEAIALNLQMNKSGLDVSVARKFFESSVDIVVQIVLDKATNTRYIQEILPTKELESSL